The genome window CCGGTCGGGCTGGGGTCCGCGGTCACCGTCTTGTGCAGCTGGCGCGCGACGGGGTGCTCGAGGCCGCGCAGGATCTCCGCGGTGCGCCGCGGGGCGCGGAAACCCACCAGCGCCTCGAACGCGGTGAGCGCGTAGACCAGCTCCGGCTTGTGGTTGCGGTCGCGGTACGACCGCCGCGGGTCATCCAGCGGGACGCCGCGGGCGTCCTCCCGCGCGTACCCTTCCTGCGCGAGCTCGACGCTCGGGTGCACCTGCAGCGACAGCGGCCGGACGGCGGCGATGACCTTGAGCAGGAACGGCAGCTGCTCGCCGAAGCGCGACGCCACGTCCGCGCCGAGGAGCGCACCGGGCCGGCGCGCGATGGCCGTGTGCAGCGACTCGCCCCCGTGGCCGGTCAACCGCGACGAGGAGGACGGGTGCCCACCGAACCACGCCTCGGCGACCGGCTCCGTGCCGGGCGCGAAGCCCAGCAGCTCCGGGATCGCGGTCGTCGACCCCCAGGCGTACGCCTGGAACGTCGGCTCGAGACCCTGCACGCTGGCTCCCCACCTCTCCTGGTCCTGACGACCTGGTCGGTAGCCTAGCGGGCGAGGGGCGCCGGAAGGGTGTGACTTGCGCCTTTCAATCGCATGTCACCACCGCCGGTCCCGGCGGACGGAGACGACGGCACCGCGCGGCAGGACCACGTCGGGCCGCAGCGACGCGGGCACCCCCGAGAGGAAGAGCGCGAACACCGCAGGCCGACGCTGCGCGAGCTCGAGCCGACCCCCGTCCGCGCTCGCGAGGTCGCGCGCGAGCGCCAGGCCCAGGCCCGTGCCGGCGCCCGACGTGACGTCGCGCTCGAAGATGCGCGGTGCGAGGTCGTCCGGCACGCCCTCGCCCTCGTCCCCCACCTCGACGACGACGGCGCGCGACGACCCGCCGGCGCGTGACCGCACGGTCGTGGTACCCGCACCGTGCTTCAGGGAGTTCTCGATGAGGGTCGCCAGCACCTGGGCGAGGGCACCGGGCGTCGCGAGCACCTGCGTGGCGGGGTCGACGTCGACGACGAGGCGACGACCGGCCGCCGCGAACGTCGGCGCCCACTCCTCCTCCTGCTGGTGCGCGACCTCACGCAGGGAGATCGCCTCGGTGGTACCGCCCTGGGCGCGACGCGACCCGGCGAGCAGGTCGTCGACGACGCGCACGAGGCGCTCGACCTGCTCGAGCGCGATGCGGGCCTCCTCGCGCACCTCGTCCTCGCCCGCGGTGAGCATGATCTCCTCGAGCCGCATCGACAGCGCCGTCAGGGGCGTGCGCAGCTGGTGCGACGCGTCGGAGGCGAACTGCCGTTCCGCCGCAAGGCGGCCCGCCATCCGGTCGGCGCTGCGGGCGAGCTCGGCGGCGACCAGGTCGATCTCCTCGACACCGGACGGCTCGAGCTGGGGCCGGACCTGCCCGGACCCGAGCTGCTCGGCGGAGGCGGCGAGGTACACCAGCGGTGCCGCGAGGCGGTTGGCCTGCCAGATCGCCATGGCGATCCCGGCCGCGAACGCCACGACCGCGGCGACCACGACGAGCGCGATGACCTGGGTCGACATCCAGAAGACGTCCCACCACGAGACGTAGAGCAGCACGGTCGCCCCGGTGTCGGAGGTGCTCTGGACCGTGAGCCGGCGCTGGTCGAGGTTCGGGCCGGCCCGGTAGGTCTCGCCGTCGGGCGTCCGCACCACGACGGTCGAGCGGAGCCCGCCACCCGGACCGCTGGCGTCGTCGCCGCCGGTGTAGGGCTCGAGCATGCGGTCGGAGAGCGCGATCTGCTGCTCGACCCGGAAGTCGACCGTGCGGGCGACCGACTCGGCACGGACCTCGAGCCCGTACAGCGCGTTCTCCCGCACGAGCTGCGCGCCGAGGAAGGCGAGCGGGAACCCGAGCAGGACCACGGCGACCGTGACGGCGGCGATCGTCGCCTGCAGGACGCGACGGCGCACGCGTCAGGCCTTGTCGAGCGGCCCCGCGGCCGCACCGGGCATCGCCGCGGCGGCGTCGGCGGCGCTGCCGGTCTCGAACCGGAAGCCCATGCCACGGACGGTCGAGATGTACCGGGGTGCGTTCGCGTCGTCGCCGAGCTTGCGGCGCAGCCACGACACGTGCATGTCGAGCGTCTTCGTCGAGCCCGTCGGGTCGGACCCCCAGACCTCGCGCATGAGCGTCTCACGCGACACGACGGTGCCCGCCGCCGCGACGAGGACCCGGAGCAGGTCGAACTCCTTGGCCGTCAGGTGCAGCTCGCGCTCGCCCTGGAAGGCGCGGTGCGCGGCGACGTCGACGCGCACGTTCTGCGCGTGCAGCTCGTCCTCGTCGGCCGGGTCCCCGACCGTGCGGCGCAGCAGCGCGCGGACCCGTGCCAGCAGCTCGGCGAGACGGAAGGGCTTGGTGACGTAGTCGTCGGCGCCGGCGTCGAGCCCGACGACCAGGTCGACCTCGTCGGCGCGCGCGGTCAGCACCAGCACGGGCGTCGTGAGGCCCTGGCTGCGGATCGCCCGGGCGACGTCGAGCCCGTCCATGTCCGGCAGGCCGAGGTCGAGCACCACCAGGTCGGCGCTCGCCGCACCGTCGATCGCGCCTTGACCCGTGCCTTGCACGCGCACGTCGTAACCTTCACGCCCCAGTGCCCGTGCCAAAGGCTCGGCAATCGCGGGGTCGTCCTCCGCCAGCAGCACCTGCGTCATTCGGCCATGCTAGGTCACGAACTCCCCCTGGCGGCCAGCCCTCGGTCCCGGACGCGCCGCGAGCTTCTCGTTCGTCGCGCACGGCGCGGCGGCATGCGCCCGCCCCTGCTCCCCCGGGTGGACCGGCCCCCCGCCAGGTCCACCCGCGGGTGCACGCCGACGCCCCGCACCGCACCTACGCTCAGGGGATGTCGTGGTGGGACCGGTTGTGGCAGTGGGAGGACACCCATCGCCACGGAGTCGACGTCACGCTCGCCGTGCTCCTCACGCTCGCGCTGGTCCCCGTGTCCATCGCCGCTGTGGGCACTCGGGCGTCCGGCGCCGGCGCGGTGCTCGTGTCGTTGTGCGTCCTCGGCGTCGTCGCACCGGTGGCCTGGCGCCGCACGCGCCCGGCGGCGGCGGTCACGGTCGTGTACACGTGCGCGCTGCTGCACGTCGTCGCCGGCTTCCCGGTGCTCCCCGTCGACGTCGTCGTGCCGTTCGCCCTGTACTCGGTCGCGCTGCACGGTCCGCGCTGGGCCCACCGCACCGGCATCGTCGCCGCGATGGTCGGCTCGTTCGTCGTCGCCGCCGCCCTCGTCATGCCGTACGGCCGGGCCGTGGCGGTGATGGTCGTGGTGCTCATCGCCAGCATCTTCCTCGTCGCCTGGGCGTTCGGCCTCGTGCGCCGCAGCCGGCGCGAGCACCTCGAGGCCCTGGTGGACCGCGCCCAGCGGCTCGAGGTCGAGCGTGACCAGCAGGCGATCATCGCGACGGCGGCGGAGCGCTCGCGCATCGCGCGGGAGATGCACGACATCGTGGCGCACAGCCTCTCCGTGATCATCGCGCAGGCCGACGGCGGCCGGTACGCCGCCGCGCAGGACCCGCAGGCCGCGACCCGCTCGCTGGGCACGATCGCCGAGACGGGACGTGCCGCGCTGACGGACATGCGCCGTCTGCTGGGGGTGCTGCGCGAGGCACCGACGCCCGGCGGACCGGGGCGCGCCGGAGCCGACGGGGCGGGGGCCCCCGGGCGTGCGGGGAACGCCGGTACGGCACCCGGCGTGGCCACGACGACGCCGCAGCCGGCCGTCGAGGACATCGAGCAGCTCGTCGCGCAGGTGCGCGCGAGCGGGATGCGGGTGTCCTTCGTCCGCCTGGGCACGCCCCGTCACCTGCCGCCCGGCGCCGGCCTGACCGTCTACCGCATCGCGCAGGAGTCCCTGACCAACGTCCTCAAGCACGCGGGGCCCGACCCGGGCGTCACCCTCATGCTGCAGTGGCAGCCCACGTCGGTGACGCTCGAGGTCAGCGACGACGGGCGCGGCGCCGCTGCCGACACCGACGGCCTCGGGCAGGGACTGGTGGGGATGCACGAGCGCGCCACCATGTTCGGGGGCACGGTGACCGCCGGTCCGCGCCCCGGCGGCGGCTTCCGCGTGCGTGCGACGCTGCCCACCCCGGGCTCGTCGACGGCACCGGCACCCGGCGCCGTCGAGACCGCCACGCCCACACCCGCACCGACCCACGACCCAGCCGGAGGACGTCTCCCGTGACCACCCCGCTCCCCGACGCGGCGACCGTCCGCGTCGCCCTCGTCGACGACCAGCAGCTCGTCCGTGCCGGGTTCCGCATGGTCATCGACTCCCAGCCCGACCTCGAGGTCGTCCTGGAGGCCGGTGACGGCGCGCAGGCCGTGCGCGCCCTGGACCCGGCGGCGCGGACCGCGACCGCCCCGGTCGACGTCGTCCTCATGGACGTGCGCATGCCGACGATGGACGGGCTCGAGGCGACCGAGCGCATCGTGTCGCGCGCCACACCGGACGCTCCGGCGCCCAAGGTCATCGTCCTGACGACCTTCGACCTCGACGAGTACGTCCTGGCAGCGATCCGCGCCGGTGCGAGCGGCTTCCTGCTCAAGGACGCCCCGCCGGAGGAGATGCTCGCGGCGATCCGCACCGTGCACCGTGGCGACGCGGTGATCGCACCGTCCAGCACGCGTCGCCTGCTCGAGCACCTGGTCACGGCCCTCCCCGACGACGCGCCGGCGGTCAGCGACCACCCGGCGCACCAGGCTGTGGCCCAGCTCACGGAGCGTGAGCGCGAGGTGCTGGTGCTCATGGCGCGCGGTCGGTCCAACACCGAGATCGGGCAGGACCTGTACGTCGCCGAGGCGACCGTCAAGACGCACGTCGGGCGCATCCTGGCGAAGCTCGGGGCGCGCGACCGCGTCCAGGCCGTCGTCGTCGCCTACGAGGCGGGGCTGGTGCGCGCCGGGTCCTGACGCGACCTGCGGGGGACGCGCCGGACGACGGGCCTGCGGCCTGGGGATGACGCCGCGGCCGCGACGACCCACCCACGGCCGGACGCCGGCGGGGGTGCGGCGCGCGAGGCTGGGGGCACCCCTTCGAGACAGGAGCACCCGTTGCACACCACCCCCCGTCCTGCCGACCCGGCCGCGGTCGACCCGTCCGCACCGGCGTCCCGCGCCCGCGCGCTGACCAAGGTCTACGGCACCGGAGCCGCTGCGGTCCGTGCGCTCGACGCCGTCGACGTGGACTTCGCCACGGGGGCGTTCACCGCGATCATGGGCCCCTCGGGCTCGGGCAAGTCCACGCTGATGCACCTGCTCGCCGGCCTCGACGACGCCACGTCGGGCACCGTGCACCTGGGCGCCACCGAGATCACGGCGCTCGGCGACGACGCGCTGACGCGGCTGCGGCGCGACCGCATCGGCTTCGTCTTCCAGTCGTTCAACCTGCTGCCGATGCTCACCGCCGAGCAGAACGTGCTGCTGCCGCTCGACCTCGCGGGACGCGCACCGGACCGCGCCTGGCTCGACACGCTCGTGGGGACGCTGGGCCTGCAGTCACGCCTGACGCACCGGCCGAGCGAGCTGTCCGGCGGGCAGCAGCAGCGGGTCGCCATCGCGCGCGCGCTCATCGCCGAGCCCGAGGTGGTCTTCGCCGACGAGCCCACGGGCAACCTCGACTCCCGCTCGGGCGCGGAGGTCCTGAGCTTCCTGCGGCGCTCGGTCCGCGAGCTGGGGCGCACGGTCATCATGGTGACGCACGACCCGACCGCCGCCGCCTACGCCGACCGTGTGCTGCTGCTCGCCGACGGTCGGATCGCCGGCGACATCGCGGACCCCAGCCCCGAGTCCGTCCTGGCGGGCCTCGAGGGCCTGCGGGTGCTCGAGGCGCCGGCCGGCGCCCCGACGGGTGCGACGCCGGTCGTCGACGTCGCCGCGGGGGGTCGTCGCTGATGCTGCGGCTCACCCTCGCCCAGATGCGCCGCAGCCTGGGCCGCCTCGTCGCGGCCGGTGTCGCGATCCTGCTCGGGTCGGCGTTCGTCACCGCGACCCTGACCGCGGGCGACGTGATCACGCGCGGCGGCTACGACGCCATGACCGCCGCCTACGGCACCGCCGACCTCGTCGTCCCGCCCGTCGACACCCCGATCTCACGGGTCCTCGCCACCGCGCGGGCCGTGCCCGGGGTCACCGCCGCCGACCCGCTGCTGATGGGCTGGGGAACCTTCGAGAGCGGACGGCGCACGGTCAACGAGACCCTGGTCTCGGCCCCGTCCACGCCGTCGCTGGGCTCGCTCGAGGTCGTCGAGGGCCGCGTGCCCACGTCCGCGACGGAGGTGGCCCTGCCCGCCGCGTCCGCCGAGCGCCTGGGCGTCGGCGTCGGTGACACCCTCCAGGCCCGGTGGTACGTGTGGCCCGAGGAGCCGACCGGGGACGTCACGGCGGAGCCGGCCGGCGAGGACGCGGAGGCCGGCGACGCGGTCGCGGCCCCGGCGGACGACGATGTCGAGGAGCTGACGGGCGACGTCGTGCTCGTCGGGCTCGTCGAGGACCCGAACAACGCGTGGTCCCGTTACGGCGGGGCCGGCCTGGCGACCGTCGAGGCGATCACGCGGTGGGGCGGTGCGACGGACCCCGACGCGTTCGGGCCGACGAACGTGCTCGTCGACGTCGACGGCGACGTCGAGACGGTGCGCGCGGCGCTGACGCAG of Cellulomonas dongxiuzhuiae contains these proteins:
- a CDS encoding ATP-binding protein codes for the protein MRRRVLQATIAAVTVAVVLLGFPLAFLGAQLVRENALYGLEVRAESVARTVDFRVEQQIALSDRMLEPYTGGDDASGPGGGLRSTVVVRTPDGETYRAGPNLDQRRLTVQSTSDTGATVLLYVSWWDVFWMSTQVIALVVVAAVVAFAAGIAMAIWQANRLAAPLVYLAASAEQLGSGQVRPQLEPSGVEEIDLVAAELARSADRMAGRLAAERQFASDASHQLRTPLTALSMRLEEIMLTAGEDEVREEARIALEQVERLVRVVDDLLAGSRRAQGGTTEAISLREVAHQQEEEWAPTFAAAGRRLVVDVDPATQVLATPGALAQVLATLIENSLKHGAGTTTVRSRAGGSSRAVVVEVGDEGEGVPDDLAPRIFERDVTSGAGTGLGLALARDLASADGGRLELAQRRPAVFALFLSGVPASLRPDVVLPRGAVVSVRRDRRW
- a CDS encoding response regulator transcription factor, whose protein sequence is MTQVLLAEDDPAIAEPLARALGREGYDVRVQGTGQGAIDGAASADLVVLDLGLPDMDGLDVARAIRSQGLTTPVLVLTARADEVDLVVGLDAGADDYVTKPFRLAELLARVRALLRRTVGDPADEDELHAQNVRVDVAAHRAFQGERELHLTAKEFDLLRVLVAAAGTVVSRETLMREVWGSDPTGSTKTLDMHVSWLRRKLGDDANAPRYISTVRGMGFRFETGSAADAAAAMPGAAAGPLDKA
- a CDS encoding sensor histidine kinase, coding for MSWWDRLWQWEDTHRHGVDVTLAVLLTLALVPVSIAAVGTRASGAGAVLVSLCVLGVVAPVAWRRTRPAAAVTVVYTCALLHVVAGFPVLPVDVVVPFALYSVALHGPRWAHRTGIVAAMVGSFVVAAALVMPYGRAVAVMVVVLIASIFLVAWAFGLVRRSRREHLEALVDRAQRLEVERDQQAIIATAAERSRIAREMHDIVAHSLSVIIAQADGGRYAAAQDPQAATRSLGTIAETGRAALTDMRRLLGVLREAPTPGGPGRAGADGAGAPGRAGNAGTAPGVATTTPQPAVEDIEQLVAQVRASGMRVSFVRLGTPRHLPPGAGLTVYRIAQESLTNVLKHAGPDPGVTLMLQWQPTSVTLEVSDDGRGAAADTDGLGQGLVGMHERATMFGGTVTAGPRPGGGFRVRATLPTPGSSTAPAPGAVETATPTPAPTHDPAGGRLP
- a CDS encoding response regulator encodes the protein MTTPLPDAATVRVALVDDQQLVRAGFRMVIDSQPDLEVVLEAGDGAQAVRALDPAARTATAPVDVVLMDVRMPTMDGLEATERIVSRATPDAPAPKVIVLTTFDLDEYVLAAIRAGASGFLLKDAPPEEMLAAIRTVHRGDAVIAPSSTRRLLEHLVTALPDDAPAVSDHPAHQAVAQLTEREREVLVLMARGRSNTEIGQDLYVAEATVKTHVGRILAKLGARDRVQAVVVAYEAGLVRAGS
- a CDS encoding ABC transporter ATP-binding protein; its protein translation is MHTTPRPADPAAVDPSAPASRARALTKVYGTGAAAVRALDAVDVDFATGAFTAIMGPSGSGKSTLMHLLAGLDDATSGTVHLGATEITALGDDALTRLRRDRIGFVFQSFNLLPMLTAEQNVLLPLDLAGRAPDRAWLDTLVGTLGLQSRLTHRPSELSGGQQQRVAIARALIAEPEVVFADEPTGNLDSRSGAEVLSFLRRSVRELGRTVIMVTHDPTAAAYADRVLLLADGRIAGDIADPSPESVLAGLEGLRVLEAPAGAPTGATPVVDVAAGGRR